GTTGCCCAACCGGACCTCGCGGTCCAGTGCGCTGACGATACCGGCCGTGACCGTACCGGACAGGCCAAGTGGGGACCCGACCGCCAGCACCGCCTCGCCGACCTGGGTGGACCCGGTCTGGGCGAGCACCAACGGACGCAGCCCGGCCGACGGCGACACCCGCAGTACGGCGATGTCGCTGCCCGGATCCCGCCCCACCACCTCGGCCACGATCCGGCGACCGTCCGGGGCGACCACACTGACCTGGTGACCGTTCAGCGGGGTACCAGGTAGGCTGTCGCCGTCCAGAATATGGTCGTTGGTGATGATGTGATGATGGTCGTCGATCGCGAAGCCCGAGCCGCTGGAGACCATGGCACCCCGGCTGATCTGCACCGACACCACGCCCGGCAGGACCTGGGCGGCGGCGGCCACCAGGTCCGCCGGCACCCCGGCGCTGGCCGACGCAGACGGCGACGGT
The sequence above is a segment of the Solwaraspora sp. WMMD406 genome. Coding sequences within it:
- a CDS encoding trypsin-like peptidase domain-containing protein, which encodes MTVPTGLGEPRGPWFVSPVTDPWAAAAAATDGPSGPDGPGRWRRRLLAASAVLALSVTSGGLAGGVVAGWENGPARLAAGLPSPSASASAGVPADLVAAAAQVLPGVVSVQISRGAMVSSGSGFAIDDHHHIITNDHILDGDSLPGTPLNGHQVSVVAPDGRRIVAEVVGRDPGSDIAVLRVSPSAGLRPLVLAQTGSTQVGEAVLAVGSPLGLSGTVTAGIVSALDREVRLGNGGRRTAVQTDASINPGNSGGPLVNADGEVIGVNTAIATLEGAGSIGIGFAIPIQRAEQAADEIIRRGG